A segment of the Ochotona princeps isolate mOchPri1 unplaced genomic scaffold, mOchPri1.hap1 HAP1_SCAFFOLD_4906, whole genome shotgun sequence genome:
TGTCTAGCATATGACGGTGGTGGATGTGTATATGTCGTATGATGCACGTTTGATTTGTATGTTTAGTGCATACGTACATGTGATATGAATATGCGTGGTATTATATGCACATGTGTTAGGTATGAGATGTTCAACATGCacgtgtgttgtgtgtatgtctAGTATATGTTGTATACGTGtgttgtatatatgtgtgtagtaTATATATTGTGTGCATGTGTTGTGTATATGTCTAGTATATGTTGTGTacgtgtgttgtgtgtatgtgtggagtatatatattgtatacgtgtgttgtgtgtatgtgtgtagtatATATGTTGTGTaagtgtgttgtgtgtatgtgtctagtATATATTGTGTACGTGTGTTATGTAGTAAATATTCTGTATGTatgttgtgtatatgtgtgtagaaTATATATTGTATacgtgtgttgtgtgtatgtgtctagtGTATATTGTATACGTGTGTTGTGTAGTATATATTGTGTACGTTTGTTGTGTAGTAAATATTCTGTATgtatgttgtgtgtatgtgtgaagtaTATATACCGAGTATATGTTGTTGCAATACGTACATGTGTCTTGTTTGGTGTAagcgttgttgctgttgttgttcttCTACCGACGTGTGACTCAGACCATACAAGTACACATCATTTGAATTGTATGTGACTCTTTTTCCAGGCTTTTGGGAATGCTAAGACGACACGAAATAATAACTCAAGTCGCTTCGGAAGATTCATGCAGCTCCAAGTTGGACCCGAAGGTGGAATCCTTTACGGTTTCATTCGCAATTTTCTCCTGGAGAAAGTGCGAGTGACTCAGTTGGGGGTAGACGAGCGTTCATACCACGTCTTCTACCAGTTGCTGAGTGGAGCATCTACTTCCCTCAAGACCACATTACACCTTCTACGCCCTGACGAGtatgtctatttgaaaggtagtggaTGCTACCTCTGTCCAAGTAAGAGTGATCTATccccctgttttgtttgtttatcatACCTGAAGTCTTATATTTGGCAAACATACTCACATACGTTACGTCGGTGATACCTCCTCTCGTCTGCCTGtacacaaatatatttatatgcgTGGCGGGCCTTATTTCTATGCGTAAACAAAATACGAAAAACACACACCTGCTCCACACTGCATaggcttgtgtgtatgtgtatgtgtctatgtgcATATTGGAGTTTAAAACATatacaaaaaaggagagagagacactcacacacacacacacacacacacacacatgtcagcATGTacgtctttgtgtgtgtgtgtgtgtgtgggctatTTGTTCTGGAAAACGTGGGAAAAAAGAGAGGTGTGTGTCTCagcgtatgtgtgtatatgtatatgtgtgtgtgtacgcacgtaGACTCCACACGTGCacatacagacagacacacatacaccccacatACACACGCAGACGcaaacatggacacacacacaccctgccacacacactcacacacccagccacacacacatagacacatacacacacacacacactcacacacccagccacacacacatatacacacacacacacacacactagattTGCATATCATACGTGTAGACATAGGTGCTGACATCTCTATCCCTGTCTGTCCTCACGTTTTTCTCTGTATTATGCTCACATATATGCTGGTATCTCGCTAACTGTGTGTTTCAGTACagtatgcgcacacacacacacacacatgtatatatatgtatatactgacatctctctctccctgtccccccatgttattatacatattatgcacacacagacactgacatctctctttctctctttccgcATGTTTTCGACTGCAGTACGGacacccacacacagacacacagacacacacacacatatgctgacgtgtgtttctctctctctctctctcatttcatgTCTTCGAATGCACCCTGCACACACAAACATACGctgacatctctctgtctctgtctctccatgtatGCGATCACGATAGGCGCGCACGTGTTGacgtgtctctctctccctctcaatgtTTTTTTACAAAGCCAGCCTCCACACATATGCGCTGacatcgctctctttctctcacacctGTTCCACCGTTTCTGTGTTTGTCTTTTTAGTCATCCACATACAGCAACTATTAAGGACGCCTCTCCCCAGTTGTTAACGTGGTATATATACTTCATGTCAATACTTGTTGCTCTTCCCATGGCATACTTGTTgaaatctctgtgtgtctcacacaTCCTTCCACACGTATCAgtcttccatatatatatatatatatattctccacACAGATGCACATACGTACCTACACAAATATCTTCTGTTTACGCTTTGCCCTTGGTGCTCTTCATCTAGTGTGTGCTTAGATCTACACTACATTGACATACAGGTATAATTGCACACACTTATGAGCGCGTAGCAACTGGGGTGTGTTGAGGACCCTCGAGCCATCCAGAGACtacgttctgagttctctttttctggttttctcccgcggtgtctctcctctttatactTAGCGAAATTCTGTGTTCCATTCTtctttcatacatatgtatgtatactatGTATACACAAACGCTTACATAcacagctatatatatatatattatataaacatgCATGCTGGTGtgattgaatatatatatatatacacatacgtgtACATTTATCTGTTCTTCCATACAAACGTATGTACGTATACACGATTgcgtacatacacatatatatatatatatatatacaaacgcATGATGGTGTAATTGaatgcgcatatatatatatatatatatatttttgtatatgcTTTGTGTCTATCAGTTCTCATTCTTCGTTTTGCCCGCTGTTCTTGCATACATaactatgtatatacacatatacatatttatgtgtatgtgtacacaaatgcttacatacatacatacatacatacatacatacatacttatccctatatgtattatatatatatatacaaaaacgCATATTGGTGTGCTTAAATGcgcatatagatatatatatagtatgtcgATGGTGACTATCTTTGCTCCTTCTTCATTCGCCTCCTGCCTGCACGCCTCTCTAGTAATATGCGTGTGGTGTGGTGGGGAATTTCATTATGGGGTTTGTGAGATACGGCAATGTCATATATGCGTTACGTCTCCCCcgtctgtatatgtatatctacCTTCTTGTGTATAGACGACCATCCAAATGTTCGTGTATGTGAAGTcaagatttggttttttttttcacatgtaacTGTGGGCTGTGTTACATGCGTGCGtctcctctgtgtgtgcctaCGTATGTTtggatatgtacatatacatatatacatatatgtatgtatatgtgtgtgcgcgtgtgtgtatgtttgtatgtgtcgtcatatatatgtgtgtgtatgtgtatgtctgtctgtctatctctctctctctctaaatatatatatatatatgtatgtatggtatgtatgttatgtatgttatgtatgttacgtatgttatgtatgttatgtatgttatgtatgttatgtatgttatgttatgtatgttatgtatgtgtatgtctgtatgcgtatgtatgtatatgtatgtatatgtatgtatgtgtatgtatgtatgtatatgtatgtatatgtatgtatgtgtatgtatgtatgtatatgtatgtatatgtatgtatgtatatgtatgtatgtatatgtatgtatgtatatatgtatgtatgtatacatatatgtatgtatgtatgtgtctatgtatgtatctatgtatctatgtatctatgtatgtatatatgtatcttcacatatgtttgtgtgtggatatatatgtgtgtctttaTACAtatctgtctgtgtctgtgtatgtatatgtgcgtctgtatatatgtgtgtgtatgtatatgtgtctctttatatatatgtgtgtgtgtgtgtgtgtgtgtgtttgtatgtacgTATACTTGTGTCTCtatatgtatctgtgtgtatatatatgtgtctgtatgtgcatatgtatgcatgtgtatgtgcatgcatgtgtgtgtgtgtgtgtgtgtttgtgtgtgtatgtatgtgtgtacgtgagaatatatacatatatatatatatttgtggttgtgtgtatgtgtgtgtgcacatgtgtgtgtctgtgaatgtgcgtgtgtgtggatctgtgtatgtatgtgtaacgGGATCATAGACACGGACGACGCTGCCGACTTCCGCGTCGTGGGGCAAACGTTCGAGAAAATGAACTTCCGGCCGGATGAAGTCAACTCCATCTGGTCTATTCTTTCGGGTATGTATACTCGTATTATGAGTAGACACTTACATGTACTATCTAAGTAGAGTCAttcttacatatatacatacacaaatatatatatatatatatatgagcgcGTTTATACACAGCAATATGCATTAACGTAtacattgtatgtatgtatgtatatgtatgtatatgtatgtatctatgtatatgtatttgtatatacatatatatgtatatattatatatttgcaTGTCGGGGGGCGCGCATGTGTTCGGTTGCAGTAATATGCAtttgtaaatatgtatatgtatgtatatatatgtacacgcaTATAGGCAAACCTGCATATATATGCGTTTTCAGAGAACGTATACACACttctacatgtatatatatatatatctatgcaAACGTCTACGCTGTCTTCCGTGTAATTCTTCGCAGTTCCTCGTCAGAATTGTTGAGACCTTATCACATTAAGTTGCGTGTCTACGTAGAGATATATATAAGGATAGACTTGTGGCGTAGACAGCAGCTTCGTATACAAGAGCAAACATACCCAGGATACGAACGGCATAGCTTTTTTTAATAACGGTAACTGTGagtaagtatacatatatatatgtatttatatacacacatatatataagtaaatatatatagagagaggtcgATAGATAGGTAGATATGTATACAGCTCTCTGTCGGTATCAGTTTTGAGGTAAGTATACATATGTCTATCTATGGTGTACATCTAGAGGTATATATGTATGGAAatatacaagtatatacatacatataggaagagagagagaggaaaagagaggaagactaAATAGACAAGTAGCTAGATATACAGCTTTTTGTCTGTATCAGTTTACTGCCTGTTGCACGGTGGGCGCATATGTCAGCGCACATCATGGAAAAGGGCGAAAGAAAAGTTCAAGAACACAGAGCTTTCATAAGATTGTTGTACATAAGTTGGAGGGCCCCTCGGCCTGTCTGCCGTACGTAAGCGAGTGCGTTTTGTGGCTGCCTGCTGTACGTAAGCGAAGGGGCTCTGTGGCTGCTTGTCAAACCCACGTGAGTAGCCCCTCTGGCTATCTGCTGTAGTACGTGAGCAGGAGCTGCCTTTGGCGGCGTACTGTACGTAAGCGAGTGCGCTTTGTGGCTGCCTGCTGTACGTAAGCGAGGGAGCGCTGTGGCTGCCTGCTGTACACCAAGTGAAAAGCGTCTTCGCTGCCTGCGGTATTACGTAAGCAAGCGGTGTCTTCGGTTGCATGTATTGaagtgtggggttttttttggttgCCTTCTGTATTGAAAGGAGGAGGGGCTCAGCCTGCCTGCTGCGCAGAAGAGAAAACCCCTTTGGCTGCATGCCTCTGTGTTGTGTTATGTGTACGTCTTTCATTTCGTGGCTGTATGAGCGTTTCGATGGAGTGGTGGGCCGACATGTGGAGAAATACTAATGCGCATTGAGAGGCTGTCAGTGAGTGGAAGGCCGCTACGGGCTGCCTGCCTCTGTGTCTGTAATGTCTGTGCATCTTTCCTGGTGTATGCACGCACGTTTGAAGAGAAGAGTAGTCCACGTAGTAATGCATATAGGGAGTCTGTTCACGGAAAAGACACCATAATAGGCACATATACACGtctacacatttatatatatatatatatatatacatatatatatatatatgtatgtatatatccatACGTATATTGATATACACATACTGATAGACCTATGCATTGTGTATAGATGCTGTGACGGACTGAGGGGGCCTTCTGACTGCATGCCTCCTCGTTCTCCACGAGTCTGGCTCTCTGCGTGTATATATGATATCCATGATGATATGTACGCAGAGCATATGAACACGCAAATGGACAGAGAGATGCTGTGACTCATTCAGGGGCCCACCTCTGGTTCTTGCGTACCTACAcgtgtatgtatgtttgtgtgtatatgtcaGTGCCGTGCCgccgtgcatatatatatatatatatatatacgtataaatGTAACAGTACACAGTAAAGCAtacaagtatatatgtatatatgcacttGTGTATAAgtattctcatatatatatatgtatattctggGGTCACCCAGTTCGCTATTTACAGCGACATAGACATCCCTGACTATGCATACGTGGTCACGTACCATGTAAACATGTGTGCATAAGTGTATGCACGTAGCAGTAGATATGTAGTTATGCTTTATATAGTTTTTGTAAGACCTCGTCTGTCTATGTATACCATTTGTTTGTGTCATTCGTTCAATGAAGTTCTTCTCGTTGTACAAACAAGAGCCTTCGTATTAGATAGAACACACATGTGCACTTATACATACATTCGTTTGTTTTCCGTGTGCACATGCTATATATGAGCACATATGTACTACTTCGTGCGTTAGAGTTCTTCTGTTTCTCGATTATATATGTGCGTCATTCGTCTAGTAGCTGGAGCTCTTGCAAACACAGAATTTTATGTGACGAGATAGACCATACGTGTTCACTTGTACATACACGTCTATGTGGCTGCATGTGTGTACAACTGTAAATGTACTATGTTCTGTGCATAACTTGCACGTGTCTATTTTCGGTTCTCTTTGTATATCATTCATGCAAGTTCTAAGGAAGTCTGTTCACAGAAAAGACACCTTAATAGGCGTATATACACGTCTACacttatatatagatatatatatctatacatatactGATATACACATATtgatagacatatatatatatgctgaaaAAGAGAATAGTCGTCCGTCCTCGTGTGTGTGGCGAAGAGGGATAGTGAATTATTCGGGAGCTGTCTGTACGACGAAGACGACGAGACGGCGCTTCCAAGAGCGGCTAAAGCGCAACAGGTCCAGTTGTTTGAAACTTGGAAgaaatgtgtgtttgtgtcatCCAGGTATACTTCTGTTGGGGAATGTCGAATTCCAGAAAAAAGAGACGGAAGGCGTTCCAGACGCCGCCGACTTGACGCCAGAGAAAAAGGCACTCTTATCGCAGTGCTGCGAGCTGCTCTTTATTGACTCCAAAATTGTCGAAAAGGAATTTCTCTTCAACATGCGTGTCATTGGTACGTGTAGACCTTGCCCACCTCTATGAACACTAGGTCTAGCAGGCACATTCTACTGTATATACACCCTGCGTGTCACTTGGTGTCGGTGCCCGCCCTACGTATGTGAATTCCAGGCGTAGCTGGCGTATTGGGGTGTACGTACACCCTGCGTGTCACTAATTGATGTCGACCTTGCCTGCctctgtgaactccaggcctaGCAGGCACAATCTGGTGTATATACACCCTGCGTGCTATTAACACGTATGAACCTTACCCATTCTACCTATGTGAATTATATGCCTAGCTGGCATTCTGATGTATATACGTCTTAATTACGTACATCTGCGATCCAGGGCCGGGTAAATATTCACGTCTACGCGTATGTACATCAAGACATACTCACGTATACTACACGAGTACAGACTCATACACATATACCAAGCAGAAAAAATAGTGGGGAAACAAGGTAATaggagaaataaaagaagaaaagcaaaaataatcagCCTTTCAAAGGATTTTTTACCCAGACGCTCTTTTCTGCCCACAGACCaacttttcaactttttttgaGTGTATGTATATCGTACGTAGACATGTATGGTTCGAGTATATAATACGATGTATTATAAACGCTGACCAGAGGTAACGAATAATGTTGCTGGCAACTAAGTGAGCTGTAGGTCAATTACATATTAAATCTAAAAATAGTATGTATAGTTAATgataaaccatatatatatatatatatataaaagacatatgtatatatatatatgtaataaataattttgttGGCAATTAAGCGAGCTGCACCATAAGTACACAGCAGATCTACGAATCATATGCATAGTCAACGCTAAAGCACACATAgacattatatatgtgtatgcgcAGTACATAATGTCGTTTGCTATTCAGTGTGTTGTAGCCAATAAAAAGTCGCAATCGATATGTAGCTAACACTAAATcacaaatagaaaatatatatatatagatatacgtaATAATGTTGCTGGCTAATAGTTGCGTCTCACCTCAAATACATACTGAGTCTACAAATACTATATGAATAACAGTGTGTTACTACATGTCTATCTTGTTATATATAatgcacgtatatatatatatatataaacgtatAACGCTCTTATCATACATAggtatctttaaatatatatatatattttgtatgtgTATAGTATGTGTCCCACGTGCTCTAGTAAATATTGTTGTCGAGTATTGAGTGAGATGTACCGCTTAGACGTGTGGAAAGCTACAAACAGTTCGCAGTTAACAATAAATCAtagacgtatatatatatacgtacttATGCATGTATATACGTACACGTGTAAAGCTCTCATACGATATACACACAGTCGCTATCGGACTTTGTGTAGTGAATAATCTGACAAGCCACTGACTGAGCTGTATTCTGAATGGATGTTGATACTGCAAACCAACTCTATTCAAAAGTATACATACATCTATAGATATGTAtggacatatatatgtatatatatatgtaatggtaaacatgaatatgtatatatatatacaggtgtTAGGCTCTCATTTTACTACATCCAATgttgtctgtctccctggctaTCTTTGTTACTCTCATATGTCTGTGCTTTGAACGGGTAGGAacagtgcagagagagagatactgtcTCTAGGAGTGCGCTTGGGGTAGAAATGTGTTCGCAGTTGTGTGATGCATATATGTGTAGATGTGTGAATTCACGTCTCCATAAACAAGAGCAGTACTACACATGCCTCCTGTTGCACTGTGTCTGTACAAGAACTTCGACTGTGTGTTGAAAGACCCTCTTCCTCTAGCAAATTTCATCATAACAACTGCGTCCGTCTACTCCTACCACTACTCCTTCACGTGAGAGAGAATATGTATACCTATATAAGTATGTATTAGCTCTATGAAAGATTGTATGCTTTGTGTACTTGATACTTCTTTCTGTGTCGTtgggtgttgctgctgttgcctgtTTTTTCACGCGTACGTCTGGTGGCCCTGTTGCTCTATTGACCTGCATAATAGTCTTCTGTGTTGCCGTTGTTGTTGTGATAGGTCGAATTGTTCGCCCCCactgtatgcttttttttttctttttcttcttcttctgtctttttgTGTCGTAATAAGGCAATCAAGAAATTCAAAGTCCGGTGTCAGTGTCTAAAGCACAAGTAAATCGCGACTCTCTTGCGAAGGCGCTTTACGAAAAACTCTTTTGACTGGATTGTACTACGTCTTAATCAGAGGATACAACCCCCCCGATGGTTTCGACAAGTTTGTGGGTAATTATAAGTCGCTACAGTAATACCCAAAATAATACTAGACCTAttgtaacaataataatagtagtgCCAAAAACTACAGTACTAACAAGAATACTACTAATGATAATAGTACCTGAAAAATATAGTAACGATAGTGATAAAAATGATACTGAATACTATTATGATAGTAACAACAACAA
Coding sequences within it:
- the LOC131479288 gene encoding LOW QUALITY PROTEIN: myosin-A-like (The sequence of the model RefSeq protein was modified relative to this genomic sequence to represent the inferred CDS: deleted 1 base in 1 codon), coding for MPPSVSQLGAAVCQVHCILLLCHGRMQPYEILIEDAYNSNFDIDIRGIPDIGHLAHKNCAAVLDFLRARYMEDLIYTTADPLLIATNPFRDLQNTGPQWIQKYHASTSPEPPKEPHVFQIARTALERLHSFDSSQTIIVSGESGAGKTEATKQLMAFLAYVKNERKGNIRIQEAVMAANPILEAFGNAKTTRNNNSSRFGRFMQLQVGPEGGILYGFIRNFLLEKVRVTQLGVDERSYHVFYQLLSGASTSLKTTLHLLRPDEYVYLKGSGCYLCPNTDDAADFRVVGQTFEKMNFRPDEVNSIWSILSGILLLGNVEFQKKETEGVPDAADLTPEKKALLSQCCELLFIDSKIVEKEFLFNMRVIGNQEIQSPVSVSKAQVNRDSLAKALYEKLFDWIVLRLNQRIQPPRWFQIVIGLLDIFGFEVFQHNSLEQLLINITNEKLQKAFIQIVFSRVSA